A window of Streptomyces sp. DG1A-41 contains these coding sequences:
- a CDS encoding STAS domain-containing protein: protein MPLAQNPLSVEVELPREDVALITVDGYLDVDTATEFQAHLANQLHHGRRHFLLDLSSVPFMDSSGMNIILRVYQETRRTAGSVHVISPTPAVRRVLDLTGVSITVPISESVDEALARADEVPDTPEEPGTQSA, encoded by the coding sequence GTGCCCCTCGCCCAGAACCCGCTGTCCGTGGAAGTCGAACTGCCCCGGGAGGACGTGGCCCTGATCACGGTCGACGGCTACCTGGACGTCGACACCGCGACCGAGTTCCAGGCCCATCTGGCCAACCAGCTCCACCACGGCCGACGGCACTTCCTGCTCGACCTCTCGTCCGTTCCCTTCATGGACTCGTCCGGGATGAACATCATCCTGCGGGTGTACCAGGAGACCCGCAGGACCGCCGGCAGCGTGCACGTCATCAGCCCGACGCCGGCCGTGCGGCGCGTCCTCGACCTGACCGGCGTCAGCATCACGGTGCCGATATCGGAGAGCGTCGACGAGGCACTGGCCCGTGCCGACGAAGTGCCGGACACCCCCGAGGAGCCGGGGACGCAGAGCGCCTGA
- a CDS encoding STAS domain-containing protein, with protein MSDAYSRPVPGHVPVLRLGDVLLVTLQGDLHDSTAQQLQQDLAETISRTGVRGVLIDISGVEIVDSFLGRVLAEIAAQARLLAARTVVAGMRPAVAITLAELGLTLPGLITALSTEAGMELLSQQTPAYRPGGPRQESP; from the coding sequence GTGAGCGACGCGTACTCCCGTCCCGTCCCGGGCCACGTGCCGGTTCTCCGGCTCGGCGACGTCCTGCTGGTCACGCTTCAGGGGGACCTGCACGACAGCACGGCGCAGCAGCTCCAGCAGGATCTCGCGGAGACCATCTCACGCACCGGGGTGCGTGGTGTCCTCATCGACATCTCCGGTGTGGAGATCGTCGACTCCTTTCTCGGCCGGGTGCTGGCCGAGATCGCCGCGCAGGCCAGGCTGCTGGCCGCGCGGACCGTGGTGGCGGGCATGCGCCCGGCGGTCGCCATCACCCTGGCGGAACTGGGCCTGACGCTGCCGGGGCTGATCACGGCGCTCAGCACGGAGGCGGGCATGGAGCTCCTCTCGCAGCAGACCCCGGCGTACCGTCCGGGCGGCCCGCGTCAGGAGAGTCCGTGA
- a CDS encoding DUF1206 domain-containing protein has protein sequence MNTSAMAQGGRIRARRAARGSVTEGAARAGLAARGVIYLLVGALALQIAFGDTGEQADRGGALAELSQQPFGAVMLWALGIGLVGMALWRLSEILFGSVGPDGRSARKRLLATARFVFYVFVAYSVLSFAANRGQSGSGSSDRQSEDATARALEIPAGQWLVGAVGLAIVVAGGWIGVRAVLRKYHDKLRLGQMSPGTRRLVDVTGVAGGAARGLVFAVAGVFAVRAAIDYEPDRAKGLDDTLRSFADTPLGPWLLVCVAAGLVLFGVFSFAMARWRRV, from the coding sequence ATGAACACGAGTGCGATGGCACAAGGCGGTCGGATCCGGGCCCGGCGAGCGGCGCGCGGTTCGGTGACCGAGGGGGCGGCACGGGCGGGTCTGGCCGCCCGGGGTGTGATCTATCTGCTCGTCGGGGCCCTGGCGTTGCAGATCGCCTTCGGCGACACGGGCGAGCAGGCCGACCGCGGGGGAGCCCTGGCCGAACTGTCGCAGCAGCCGTTCGGCGCGGTGATGCTGTGGGCGCTGGGCATCGGCCTCGTCGGCATGGCCCTGTGGCGGCTGTCGGAGATTCTGTTCGGCTCCGTCGGACCGGACGGCCGCAGCGCACGCAAGCGTCTGCTGGCGACGGCCCGCTTCGTGTTCTACGTCTTCGTCGCCTACTCCGTGCTGTCGTTCGCCGCGAACCGCGGCCAGAGCGGCTCCGGATCCAGCGACCGGCAGTCCGAGGACGCCACCGCCAGGGCACTGGAGATACCCGCCGGCCAGTGGCTGGTCGGCGCGGTCGGCCTCGCGATCGTCGTGGCCGGCGGCTGGATCGGCGTACGGGCGGTGCTCCGCAAGTACCACGACAAGCTCCGGCTCGGGCAGATGAGCCCGGGGACACGGCGGCTGGTGGACGTCACCGGCGTGGCCGGCGGCGCCGCCCGCGGGCTGGTGTTCGCCGTGGCCGGTGTCTTCGCCGTCCGCGCCGCGATCGACTACGAACCCGACCGGGCCAAGGGCCTGGACGACACCCTGCGCAGCTTCGCGGACACCCCCCTCGGCCCTTGGCTGCTGGTCTGCGTCGCGGCCGGGCTGGTGCTGTTCGGGGTGTTCTCCTTCGCCATGGCACGCTGGCGCCGCGTCTGA
- a CDS encoding SpoIIE family protein phosphatase, which produces MMRTWQITTVTDAARARIALARLAAAYGVPTVERTRLAAALSAHLRQCLTKGGTWLLTLDVAGSPAEEGLLHAVVTPSPDASAAAGEPPWEVTVPCPEAARATDGGAVEDDPAALAEALLGADEDTAVVLDKLTEQEDLVTFHREELHQTNQGVLALHAELDAAGRAQREAFAAERRARNEAESARRRLTFLADASAVLTASLNHEEIVRRLPDLLVPEYARGVDIWLFDHEDDKHRSTPHPAAAVVAARTGRPQYAADHPGGLPGVDDQPPSALDPTRPLLCVPLPTRRAPLGVLTLSPPGARWDPDDAVMLIELTRRASIAIDNARRFEHNRDIAETLQRALLADLPATPGLSLAARYLPATHGLNIGGDWYDAFPQRDGGLITVVGDVTGHGLHAAVMMSQLRTALRAYAVDGDSPGRLLTRLHRFLHHLQPDLYATAVIARFHPDEPTLTWAAAGHPPPVLRLPDGTVRTLDAKPGAMLGIPLTQEIGDHTVRLSPGSTLALYTDGLVERRAQGIDPGIERLASALGGFRSAELDADLEGSADRILHPLLTDSERDDDVCLLLCHLQGDAAG; this is translated from the coding sequence ATGATGCGCACTTGGCAGATCACCACCGTCACCGATGCGGCACGCGCCCGCATCGCCCTCGCACGCCTGGCCGCCGCGTACGGTGTGCCCACCGTCGAACGGACGAGGCTGGCCGCCGCCCTCAGCGCCCACCTGCGGCAGTGCCTCACCAAGGGCGGTACCTGGCTGCTCACCCTGGACGTGGCCGGGTCCCCCGCCGAGGAGGGGCTGCTGCATGCCGTGGTGACGCCGTCGCCGGACGCGTCCGCCGCTGCCGGGGAGCCGCCGTGGGAGGTCACGGTCCCCTGCCCCGAGGCGGCCCGGGCCACGGACGGCGGCGCCGTCGAGGACGATCCCGCCGCCCTCGCGGAGGCGCTGCTGGGCGCCGACGAGGACACGGCCGTGGTGCTGGACAAGCTCACCGAGCAGGAGGATCTGGTCACCTTCCACCGCGAGGAGCTGCACCAGACGAACCAGGGCGTCCTGGCGCTGCACGCCGAGCTGGACGCGGCGGGCCGGGCCCAGCGCGAGGCCTTCGCCGCCGAGCGCCGCGCGCGCAACGAGGCGGAGAGCGCCCGCCGCAGACTGACGTTCCTCGCGGACGCGAGCGCCGTGCTGACGGCCTCGCTCAACCACGAGGAGATCGTGCGCCGGCTGCCGGACCTGCTGGTGCCGGAGTACGCCCGCGGCGTCGACATCTGGCTGTTCGACCACGAGGACGACAAGCACCGGTCGACGCCGCATCCGGCCGCCGCCGTGGTCGCGGCCCGGACCGGGCGGCCGCAGTACGCGGCCGACCATCCCGGCGGCCTGCCCGGTGTCGACGACCAGCCGCCGTCCGCGCTGGATCCCACCCGGCCGCTGCTGTGCGTGCCGCTGCCGACGCGGCGGGCGCCGCTGGGGGTGCTGACCCTCTCGCCGCCCGGTGCGCGCTGGGACCCGGACGACGCGGTGATGCTGATCGAGCTCACCCGGCGGGCCAGCATCGCGATCGACAACGCCCGGCGCTTCGAGCACAACCGCGACATCGCCGAGACGCTGCAACGCGCCCTGCTCGCAGATCTGCCGGCCACGCCCGGCCTCAGCCTGGCCGCGCGCTATCTGCCCGCCACCCACGGGCTGAACATCGGCGGCGACTGGTACGACGCGTTCCCCCAGCGGGACGGCGGTCTCATCACCGTCGTCGGCGACGTGACCGGGCACGGCCTGCACGCCGCCGTCATGATGAGCCAGCTGCGCACCGCGCTGCGGGCCTACGCCGTCGACGGCGACAGCCCGGGCCGGCTGCTGACCCGGCTGCACCGGTTCCTGCACCATCTCCAGCCGGATCTCTACGCCACCGCCGTCATCGCCCGGTTCCACCCGGACGAGCCCACGCTGACCTGGGCCGCCGCGGGCCATCCGCCGCCGGTGCTGCGGCTGCCCGACGGAACCGTGCGCACCCTCGACGCCAAACCCGGCGCCATGCTGGGCATCCCCCTCACCCAGGAGATCGGCGACCACACGGTGCGTCTGTCGCCCGGCTCGACGCTCGCGCTGTACACGGACGGGCTGGTCGAACGGCGTGCGCAGGGCATAGACCCGGGCATCGAGCGGCTGGCCTCGGCGCTCGGCGGGTTCCGTTCGGCGGAGCTGGACGCGGACCTGGAGGGCTCGGCGGACCGGATCCTGCACCCGCTGCTGACGGATTCCGAGCGCGACGACGACGTGTGCCTGTTGCTGTGTCATCTCCAGGGGGACGCGGCGGGCTGA
- a CDS encoding STAS domain-containing protein: protein MPEHEADGQLATPTHEVRDFLHRRREQIAQRWADEPLFRTVFTVSRDEAVEAGKVVVDALAQVADSDQVEDPDAAGFSEVREQLARMGVARSRAGLSNTQVSSELAALRPPVENLLAADLEQAPPEHLRACSTALTVLMGTLRLVAMQTALSEWQALSDRQRLQLMEVATPVIRLWDGVVAVPLIGTLDSARSQVVMETLLNAVVDQHARFAILDITGVPTVDSLVAQHLMKTVAAARLMGAQCIVSGIRPAIAQTIVHLGLDLDVITRASLSDALRYALHELGADIVNPGAGQR, encoded by the coding sequence GTGCCGGAGCACGAAGCGGACGGACAGCTCGCCACGCCGACGCACGAGGTCAGGGACTTCCTGCACCGCAGGCGTGAGCAGATCGCCCAGCGGTGGGCGGACGAGCCCCTGTTCCGCACCGTGTTCACCGTCTCGCGCGACGAGGCGGTGGAGGCGGGCAAGGTCGTCGTGGACGCGCTGGCCCAGGTGGCCGACTCGGATCAGGTGGAGGACCCGGACGCCGCGGGATTCAGCGAGGTGCGCGAACAGCTGGCCCGGATGGGCGTGGCCCGCTCGCGTGCCGGGCTGTCGAACACCCAGGTCTCCAGCGAGCTGGCCGCCCTGCGGCCGCCCGTGGAGAATCTGCTGGCCGCCGATCTGGAGCAGGCGCCGCCCGAGCATCTGCGGGCGTGTTCGACCGCGCTCACCGTGCTGATGGGCACCCTGCGGCTGGTCGCGATGCAGACGGCGCTGAGCGAGTGGCAGGCGCTCAGCGACCGGCAGCGGCTCCAGCTGATGGAGGTGGCGACGCCCGTCATCCGGCTGTGGGACGGCGTCGTGGCCGTGCCGCTGATCGGGACGCTGGACAGTGCTCGCAGCCAGGTGGTGATGGAGACGCTGCTGAACGCGGTCGTCGACCAGCACGCCCGGTTCGCGATCCTCGACATCACGGGGGTGCCGACGGTGGACTCGCTGGTCGCGCAGCACTTGATGAAGACGGTCGCCGCGGCGCGGCTGATGGGCGCCCAGTGCATCGTCTCGGGCATCCGCCCCGCCATCGCGCAGACCATCGTCCACCTCGGTCTGGACCTCGACGTGATCACCCGCGCGAGCCTCTCCGACGCGCTGAGGTACGCGCTGCACGAGCTCGGAGCGGACATCGTGAACCCGGGTGCGGGTCAGCGGTGA
- a CDS encoding NAD(P)/FAD-dependent oxidoreductase, translating to MNTVTRPRILVVGAGFAGVECVRRLERKLSPDEADVTLVTPFAYQLYLPLLPQVASGVLTPQSIAVSLRRSKKYRTRIIPGGAIGVDLKSKVCVVRTITDQIVNEPYDYIVLAPGSVTRTFDIPGLTDHAFGMKTLAEAAYIRDHVISQLDLADASQDPVERASRLQFVVVGGGYAGTETAACLQRLTHAAVKRYPRLDPGLIKWHLIDIAPKLMPELGEKLGSSAQEILRRRGIEISLGVSIAKAGPEEVTFTDGRVIPTRTLIWTAGVVASPLIATLGTETVKGRLAVAPEMNLPGNDGVFALGDSAAVPDLAKGDDSAMCPPTAQHALRQGRHVADNVIASLRGQSMKPYVHKDLGLVVDLGGTDAVSKPLGIELRGLPAQAVARGYHWSALRTNVAKTRVMTNWLLNAVAGDDFVRTGFQARKAARLKDFEYTDAYLTPEEVRAHVEGTGRQE from the coding sequence ATGAACACCGTGACACGACCCAGGATCCTGGTGGTTGGCGCAGGCTTCGCCGGTGTGGAGTGCGTCCGCCGTCTGGAACGGAAACTCTCCCCGGACGAGGCCGACGTCACGCTGGTGACGCCGTTCGCCTACCAGCTCTACCTGCCGCTGCTCCCCCAGGTCGCCTCCGGCGTGCTGACGCCGCAGTCGATCGCCGTCTCGCTGCGCCGCAGCAAGAAGTACCGCACGCGGATCATTCCGGGCGGGGCCATCGGCGTCGATCTGAAGTCCAAGGTCTGCGTCGTCCGCACGATCACCGACCAGATCGTCAACGAGCCGTACGACTACATCGTGCTGGCCCCCGGCAGCGTCACCCGCACCTTCGACATCCCGGGGCTGACGGACCACGCGTTCGGGATGAAGACGCTCGCCGAGGCGGCGTACATCCGTGACCACGTCATCTCGCAGCTGGATCTGGCCGACGCGAGCCAGGACCCGGTCGAGCGGGCCTCGCGGCTCCAGTTCGTGGTGGTCGGCGGCGGCTACGCGGGCACCGAGACCGCGGCGTGCCTCCAGCGGCTGACGCACGCCGCCGTCAAGCGCTACCCGCGGCTGGACCCGGGCCTGATCAAGTGGCATCTGATCGACATCGCGCCGAAGCTGATGCCGGAGCTCGGCGAGAAGCTCGGCAGCAGCGCGCAGGAGATCCTGCGCCGGCGGGGCATCGAAATCTCCCTCGGCGTCTCCATCGCGAAGGCGGGCCCGGAGGAGGTCACCTTCACCGACGGGCGGGTGATCCCGACCCGCACGCTCATCTGGACGGCCGGGGTCGTCGCCAGTCCCCTCATCGCCACGCTGGGCACGGAGACCGTGAAGGGGCGGCTCGCGGTCGCCCCCGAGATGAACCTGCCGGGCAACGACGGGGTGTTCGCGCTCGGCGACTCGGCCGCCGTGCCCGACCTGGCCAAGGGCGACGACAGCGCCATGTGCCCGCCCACGGCGCAGCACGCCCTGCGGCAGGGCCGGCACGTCGCCGACAACGTCATCGCGTCGCTGCGGGGCCAGTCCATGAAGCCGTACGTCCACAAGGACCTGGGGCTCGTCGTCGACCTCGGCGGCACCGACGCGGTCTCCAAGCCTCTGGGCATCGAACTGCGCGGCCTGCCCGCCCAGGCGGTGGCCCGCGGCTACCACTGGTCGGCGCTGCGCACCAACGTCGCCAAGACCCGGGTGATGACGAACTGGCTCCTCAACGCGGTCGCCGGCGACGACTTCGTACGGACCGGGTTCCAGGCCCGCAAGGCCGCCAGGCTGAAGGACTTCGAGTACACCGACGCCTATCTGACGCCGGAAGAGGTGCGGGCACACGTCGAGGGGACCGGCCGGCAGGAGTAG
- a CDS encoding anti-sigma regulatory factor — protein sequence MHTAAGVEACLPIRSDMDLVWVRQHVRQAAARLGFGLVEQTKLVTAASELARNTLVHGGGGQMEATHLSRGGVQGLRLAFTDEGPGIADLDRALSDGYTSGDGLGMGLSGARRLVHDFDIDSTPGDGTTVRVTCWVAQPPRPREGA from the coding sequence ATGCACACTGCCGCGGGCGTGGAAGCCTGCTTGCCCATCCGGTCGGACATGGACCTGGTGTGGGTGCGACAGCACGTCCGGCAGGCCGCGGCCCGGCTCGGCTTCGGCCTGGTGGAGCAGACCAAGCTGGTCACGGCGGCCAGCGAGCTGGCCCGCAACACCCTCGTGCACGGCGGTGGCGGGCAGATGGAGGCGACGCACCTCAGCAGGGGAGGTGTGCAGGGGCTCCGGCTGGCCTTCACCGACGAGGGGCCGGGCATCGCCGACCTGGACCGGGCGCTCAGCGACGGCTACACCTCCGGCGACGGGCTGGGGATGGGGCTGAGCGGCGCGCGGCGTCTGGTGCACGACTTCGACATCGACAGCACGCCGGGCGACGGCACCACGGTGCGGGTGACCTGCTGGGTGGCCCAGCCGCCGCGGCCGCGCGAGGGGGCCTGA
- a CDS encoding SpoIIE family protein phosphatase codes for MPRVWDVPVRDSTRVRDARVAAEGAAALAGLDERRTAAAALVATELATNLLKHAEGGQVLIDVVAPAAPREGRAESRVVQIAAIDHGPGIPDLPAALRDGFSTTGSLGAGLGTCRRLADDFALHSTPGRGTVAVARVGMTPRGGGGPAVGAGADLVSGVRGPADGAAVPGSPARSEGGASSSGWWPGGASPADDAPVGAVACGALTGHATVPGGAPGWAGQTGSVPGDGKAPGHEPGARPVSGLPGGEVPGPGAPGREGRPGPSGDRSVLVAGVRAGGVNIPYGGAEYSGDAWAWVRSGDRLTLMLADGLGHGPEAARASTAAVTALHRWAHLSPAESLRRLHDALKGTRGAAVALAQLDVRAGRLRFAGIGNVGARLRADGGWRPLLSRPGIVGVHRPATLREEEADWAADRLLILHTDGLPSRWTPPSDAGLPAADPAVTAAVTIRDASSPARPVRDDTAVAVLTPTPPERR; via the coding sequence ATGCCGCGCGTGTGGGACGTCCCGGTGCGCGACTCGACGCGGGTGCGCGACGCGCGGGTCGCCGCGGAGGGGGCGGCCGCGCTGGCCGGTCTCGACGAGCGGCGCACCGCGGCCGCCGCGCTGGTGGCGACCGAGCTGGCCACGAATCTGCTCAAGCACGCCGAGGGTGGTCAGGTGCTCATCGACGTCGTGGCACCGGCCGCGCCGCGGGAGGGCCGTGCGGAGTCCCGGGTCGTGCAGATCGCCGCGATCGACCACGGCCCGGGTATCCCGGATCTGCCCGCGGCCCTGCGCGACGGTTTCTCCACGACCGGTTCGCTCGGCGCGGGCCTCGGCACGTGCCGGCGTCTCGCCGACGACTTCGCCCTGCACAGCACGCCCGGCCGTGGCACGGTCGCGGTGGCCCGCGTGGGCATGACGCCCCGCGGTGGCGGCGGTCCGGCCGTGGGGGCGGGGGCCGACTTGGTGTCGGGGGTCCGGGGTCCGGCGGATGGTGCGGCTGTTCCCGGCTCACCGGCTCGGTCCGAGGGCGGGGCGTCGAGCAGCGGCTGGTGGCCGGGCGGTGCCTCACCGGCCGACGACGCGCCGGTGGGAGCCGTGGCGTGCGGCGCCCTGACGGGGCACGCGACGGTGCCCGGCGGCGCACCGGGCTGGGCCGGGCAGACCGGGAGCGTGCCCGGCGACGGGAAGGCCCCCGGGCACGAACCCGGTGCCCGGCCGGTCTCCGGTTTGCCGGGCGGCGAGGTGCCGGGCCCCGGTGCACCGGGGCGTGAAGGGCGGCCCGGCCCGTCGGGTGACCGGTCCGTGCTCGTCGCCGGCGTGCGAGCCGGAGGCGTGAACATCCCCTACGGCGGAGCCGAGTACTCGGGTGACGCCTGGGCGTGGGTACGTTCCGGGGACCGGTTGACGCTGATGCTGGCGGACGGTCTGGGGCACGGGCCGGAGGCGGCCCGGGCCTCGACGGCCGCGGTCACGGCGCTGCACCGCTGGGCCCACCTCTCCCCCGCCGAGTCGCTGCGGCGGCTCCACGACGCGCTGAAGGGCACCCGGGGCGCGGCCGTCGCCCTGGCCCAGCTCGACGTGCGGGCGGGGCGGCTGCGGTTCGCCGGCATCGGGAACGTGGGGGCCCGGCTGCGCGCGGACGGCGGCTGGCGTCCGCTGCTGTCGCGGCCCGGCATCGTCGGCGTGCACCGGCCCGCCACCCTCCGCGAGGAGGAGGCCGACTGGGCGGCCGACCGGCTGCTGATCCTGCACACCGACGGCCTGCCCAGCCGCTGGACACCGCCGTCCGACGCCGGCCTGCCTGCGGCCGACCCGGCCGTGACGGCCGCAGTGACGATACGTGACGCGAGCAGTCCCGCCCGTCCGGTGCGGGACGACACCGCCGTGGCCGTGCTGACTCCGACCCCGCCGGAACGCCGATGA
- a CDS encoding FUSC family protein: protein MRAAGRSVRARLRERIAASDPGLLRLTAGLRTVGAIALTLAVLSLLAADVHLLVAGAMAAMVATFAIREKQLGAQAVTLALGLPVALVSVTLGAVLNARLYVGDVFFVVLIFCAVYGRRFGDRGTALGLIGFQIYFLSLFVGAEVSSLPALCGAIAVAFCSSALLRFAVVPATPTGVLLRLRLAFRARLAQLVSAQLDLLDAAPDEMDKALEAVREGTARLHETAMMIQAQLEEGTPDESAARLVQRRIADAEIAAERLGLLLLTSRSAERADTLTLHLPGAPAPSVGQRAVPDEAIATLRRDLQALRTLVLRAGSGDSGTALAHVRNRLLGYRDEENLPPAPAAVQDVFRGIGEAARSVLGLRIALDGPQDESDDTPATARSREELDAEDAAIDGGEESAEDRETGLRRPTTRAAVQVAVGSTLAIVGGELLSTQRWYWAVLTCWIVFLNTASTGEILVKGYRRLLGTVFGVVAGIVLAGLVGQHTVTAFALVLVLIFAMFYVAPLSYTLMSFFVTAMLGLLYTLLHTYSLDVLLLRVEETALGAACGVIAAALVLPVRTDRRTNELLGTVLDRLAEVTEAAVGQLSGGSADELLDKARDLDQALADLRAATQPLTHPVTPLRARRHTARYVVALLETCAYHARTLAATAELLPTHPSIAADPRLRGAAGRTVRNIETIAARVADEHAAARVETGPSIASLLGSDAGTPRYGRITDRVLRHLERLDEAVVGLARPLGVPVAEPRA, encoded by the coding sequence GTGAGGGCAGCGGGACGGTCGGTGCGGGCACGGCTGCGGGAGCGGATCGCGGCGTCCGACCCGGGGCTGCTGCGCCTGACGGCCGGGCTGCGGACGGTCGGCGCCATCGCCCTCACGCTGGCCGTGCTCTCCCTGCTCGCGGCCGATGTGCATCTCCTGGTGGCGGGGGCCATGGCGGCAATGGTCGCCACCTTCGCCATCCGGGAGAAGCAGCTCGGCGCCCAGGCCGTGACGCTGGCGCTGGGCCTTCCGGTGGCGCTGGTCTCCGTGACGCTGGGCGCGGTGCTCAACGCGCGTCTGTACGTCGGTGACGTCTTCTTCGTCGTCCTGATCTTCTGCGCGGTCTACGGCCGCCGGTTCGGCGACCGTGGCACCGCGCTCGGGCTGATCGGCTTCCAGATCTACTTCCTGTCCCTCTTCGTCGGCGCCGAGGTCTCCTCGCTGCCCGCGCTGTGCGGTGCCATCGCCGTGGCGTTCTGCTCCAGTGCCCTGCTGCGTTTCGCCGTCGTGCCCGCGACCCCCACGGGCGTCCTGCTGCGGCTGCGCCTGGCCTTCCGGGCCCGGCTGGCCCAGCTGGTGTCCGCGCAGCTCGACCTTCTCGACGCCGCCCCGGACGAGATGGACAAGGCCCTGGAGGCCGTGCGCGAGGGCACCGCGCGGCTGCACGAGACGGCCATGATGATCCAGGCGCAGCTGGAGGAGGGCACCCCCGACGAGTCGGCGGCGCGGCTCGTGCAGCGCCGTATCGCGGACGCCGAGATCGCCGCCGAGCGGCTCGGCCTGCTGCTGCTGACCTCCCGCAGCGCCGAACGGGCCGACACGCTCACCCTGCACCTGCCGGGCGCGCCCGCGCCGTCGGTGGGGCAACGGGCCGTGCCGGACGAGGCCATCGCGACGCTCCGCCGCGATCTCCAGGCGCTGCGCACCCTCGTGCTGCGGGCCGGCAGCGGCGACTCGGGGACCGCCCTGGCCCATGTGCGCAACCGGCTCCTCGGCTACCGGGACGAGGAGAACCTGCCGCCCGCGCCCGCCGCCGTCCAGGACGTGTTCCGGGGCATCGGCGAGGCGGCCCGCTCGGTGCTGGGGCTGCGGATCGCGCTGGACGGCCCGCAGGACGAGTCGGACGACACGCCCGCGACCGCCCGCTCCCGCGAGGAACTGGACGCGGAGGACGCCGCGATCGACGGCGGCGAGGAGTCGGCGGAGGACCGGGAGACGGGGCTGCGGCGGCCCACCACGCGCGCGGCCGTGCAGGTCGCCGTCGGCTCGACGCTGGCCATCGTGGGCGGCGAGCTGCTGTCCACGCAGCGCTGGTACTGGGCGGTGCTGACGTGCTGGATCGTTTTCCTGAACACCGCCTCGACGGGCGAGATCCTCGTCAAGGGCTACCGCCGGCTGCTGGGCACGGTGTTCGGCGTGGTGGCGGGCATCGTCCTGGCGGGTCTGGTCGGGCAGCACACCGTCACGGCGTTCGCGCTGGTCCTGGTGCTGATCTTCGCGATGTTCTACGTGGCGCCGCTGTCGTACACGCTGATGTCGTTCTTCGTGACCGCGATGCTGGGGCTGCTGTACACGCTGCTGCACACCTACAGCCTCGACGTGCTCCTGCTGCGGGTGGAGGAGACGGCGCTCGGTGCGGCCTGCGGGGTGATCGCGGCGGCGCTGGTGCTGCCGGTGCGGACCGACCGCCGTACGAACGAGCTGCTCGGCACCGTGCTGGACCGGCTGGCCGAGGTCACCGAGGCCGCGGTCGGCCAGCTGAGCGGCGGGTCGGCGGACGAGCTGCTGGACAAGGCGCGCGACCTGGACCAGGCGCTGGCCGACCTGCGTGCCGCCACACAGCCGCTGACGCATCCGGTCACGCCGCTGCGGGCCCGGCGCCACACGGCCCGGTACGTGGTGGCGCTGCTGGAGACCTGCGCGTACCACGCGCGGACGCTGGCGGCCACCGCCGAGCTGCTGCCCACGCATCCCTCGATCGCGGCGGACCCCCGGCTGCGCGGGGCCGCGGGACGCACCGTGCGCAACATCGAGACCATCGCGGCCCGGGTCGCGGACGAGCACGCCGCCGCACGGGTCGAGACCGGGCCGAGCATCGCCTCGCTGCTGGGCTCCGACGCCGGCACACCTCGCTACGGCCGGATCACCGACCGCGTGCTGCGGCATCTGGAGCGGCTGGACGAGGCCGTGGTGGGCCTCGCCCGGCCGCTGGGCGTGCCGGTGGCGGAGCCGCGGGCCTGA
- a CDS encoding PRC-barrel domain containing protein, translated as MAIDRIWSYAPDSGHVEGQDLTGFTVAATDGTIGHVDREAAPHGMRHLVVDTGVWVFGRSVLVPAGVVTGIDRQGRRITLACTRGDAKAAPRFQTDSETRDREYLTAVGDYYERLPPRAATSA; from the coding sequence GTGGCCATCGACAGAATCTGGTCGTACGCGCCGGACAGCGGTCACGTCGAGGGGCAGGACCTGACCGGTTTCACCGTCGCCGCGACCGACGGCACGATCGGGCACGTGGACCGCGAGGCCGCCCCGCACGGCATGCGGCACCTGGTCGTCGACACAGGCGTGTGGGTGTTCGGCCGCAGCGTCCTGGTGCCGGCCGGAGTCGTCACCGGCATCGACAGGCAGGGCCGGAGGATCACCCTGGCCTGCACCAGGGGAGACGCCAAGGCGGCACCCCGCTTCCAGACCGACAGCGAGACCCGGGACCGGGAGTACCTCACGGCCGTGGGCGACTACTACGAGAGGCTGCCACCGCGAGCGGCGACGTCGGCCTGA